TAGTGTTTAATAACAAGAAGTATTAGCACTGgacttttaggattttttttttcttcttattcagAAAGCTTTATGCCAAACTTCTCTTGAAGGGTTGGTTTTCATACTATGTTGATGGTCAGTTCAGATAAGATAGGGATTTGATAATTTGCCTTTGTAAGAAATAACAAGGTCAATAAGCAGGGGCCGAGCCAAGGACGTGCATCAGCATGTGACGGCACCTGCAACAACTCTTCCAAGTATGCCCTCAtgagaaggaaaaatgaaaagaaaaataaaatcagaagCAATAATATCAAGAAATTTATGACATAATTCTTATTGATCATATCAAGCATAACAAGATAATTTACACTTCTAGTCTAGTAGTAAGACAAAGTTTACAAACCAACGCAAATTTCTCTATAACACGAAAAAGAATAATCAAAATTGTATAATTCATTCTAGGTATATAAGGGCGCGTAACTCCGGTTCTTTCTCATCGATCAAGGCTTGAAGAACTTAACTTTAACGCCGGTCTCTATCACACTGTATAAACCGGCAGCAATAATTAAACACGTCAAAGCTATACCAAGAAGTCCAAGTCCCCAGTTTGTGTACCACATTGCACTACGACGTTTTGGTTTCTTGATGGAAATCCACATGAAACATGGATAAGCTAAAGTGACAGGTAATGCCAATCCTCCGATCAAACCAGCAAGACTTCCCAAGAATGGTAACGCAACTGCTATGAAATAATTCAAAAACCCGAAAAACAATCGAGAAAACACTCGGATTTTCCATGAGCATGCCTTGTTGAACTTCTTCGTGTATTTCTGTTCCATGTCGTCGAAGGTTGGCATTCCATAGATTTGAAATGAGCATACAGCGTTTATCACTATGAATAAACCTGTTATTACAAGAATTGCCTTGGATGTGTCTTTGCTGTGGAATGCAAACAATGCCGCCAACATACCACCATTTTTCGGAATCTGCACACAATAGTCTCTCATTAAATCACATATTCGAGTTCCTAGTTTTCAATCTTCTAATAGGTTTTGATTTCAATATTACTTACCATATGACCATAAGCCCAGTAGCCACCTATTGCCAGGGGAAATAAACATGAAGCTACCATCAGATAGGCTATTTTCACACCTCTCCACATTGGAACTTTAGATGGATATTTCTCACTTGATGGCATTGTTCCCTGTAACCATCATTAACGCAGATGCAACATCAATACATAAATATTATATGCAACATCATTAACCTCTACCCGAATATCATCAACAAAATCAAACTCTTGAATAAATACTTACTTGAATCTCGAGAAGAAGATTATGCCCTCTAAAAGCGAAAACGATGATACCAATAGCATTGAGTGCACCAAAAACACTTGAGAAATCACTGTTGGTTAAATGAACATAGGTAACACCAGGAACTCTGCCCTTAGCAATAGACACAGCCCACATAATTGTACAGTATCCGACAGCTGTAACCGCACCAACTAGCGAAACACCGGCGATGGAATTCAAATTTGGAAGTTGAGAAAACATCACTGCGATGCATGTAAACACCAAATACCACTCAGCTGAAGTTAGTGGATTAGGATTACTACATGTGCCTCCGCATATAGTCTCATGGATAAGCTTCATGGTTGAACCACCAATAATGATCAAAGCAACACACGTTCCTGCTGATAAATACATGATCGGAGCTGTCCCTAAGTATTTTGTTGCTTTCTCACCTGACATGAGTAGTATAGCATGATGAGTTAACTTAATTGAGTAATCCaatttgaaagaaaaaattgattttgttgATTTTATACATACCAAATGCTGCAGTGAAAAGATCTAAGTATCGGCTGTATCGGGTTCCATCAGCTGATTCGTGAAGGTGCACGAGCAACCAGAGAGTGTAAAGTTGCCAGAAAAATATTGCTGTCAAGCTTATAATTCCCCAATTCCTGCATATATTtaagaaattttttgtttttataagaaaaaaagctTGGCAAGTTATTTATAAGCAAATTTTATCTAGAGAGTATGGCAACTTACCAACCAAGGATGGTTAAGGCAACGGGAAGAACCAGAGCTTGAATACCAATACCAGAACAAAGAGTATGAAAAGCTGCATAATAAGCGTTACCATTTCTAGATTCAGTTATAGGAAGCCAATTATCAGGATCTTCAGGCTGAGGTTCTAGTTTAGTCATTCTAATCATTTTTCTAACAGGACTACCTAATGGTGTAATAAAACTCGGTGTCAGTGAAAGTCTTGATCTTGGTGTTAGTGAACTTCTTGACCTTGGTGTTTTAACAGTGGGAGTATGATTCTTAGTAGATTTTGTCGATGCTTGCTGGTGATTTGGGCTTTCCAGAAGTAAAGGTGACCGACTTAAAGACGGTGAGTGAAACTGCGAAGGTGGTGCCGTAACTGGTGGTGTTTTCATTGCAGGTGGTGTTGGTGCCATTGCTGATGATCTTGGTGTTATTGGTAGTGACATTAAATCTCCTCTTGGTGTTATTGGTGCTGAATATATTTCTCCTTTACCTCCTTTTGGTGGTATTGGTACTGAATTTATTTCTGCCTTACCTCCTCCTCTTGATGCTATGGGCAGTGAGCTTACTGCCGCCGGTGGTGTTGGTGCCATTGCTGATAATCTCTCTCGGCCTAGAGTTCTTTCTCACTAACTCTAAGAGAAGTATGATTTTTTTGCTTTGGCCTTGATTCTGGTGAGGTATTTAAAGGGTTGTTGGCAGTACAAACTTCAGGGCAATTGCTGGTGTGGTTCTTGGCAAGGTCATATCATGTAGTTGTTTATTTTTGCACTGCAAGAACCCACTTACTAAAGCAGCCTTTAGTGTAGGTATAATTTTCTCCGCCCATCCACTTATAGTAAGTAAAGAACACCACATGATCTCTAACCGTTTGTAGTGTCTAGTAAGTGGGCTGGTGGGACTATATACAA
This is a stretch of genomic DNA from Papaver somniferum cultivar HN1 chromosome 1, ASM357369v1, whole genome shotgun sequence. It encodes these proteins:
- the LOC113292066 gene encoding lysine histidine transporter-like 8 yields the protein MAPTPPAAVSSLPIASRGGGKAEINSVPIPPKGGKGEIYSAPITPRGDLMSLPITPRSSAMAPTPPAMKTPPVTAPPSQFHSPSLSRSPLLLESPNHQQASTKSTKNHTPTVKTPRSRSSLTPRSRLSLTPSFITPLGSPVRKMIRMTKLEPQPEDPDNWLPITESRNGNAYYAAFHTLCSGIGIQALVLPVALTILGWNWGIISLTAIFFWQLYTLWLLVHLHESADGTRYSRYLDLFTAAFGEKATKYLGTAPIMYLSAGTCVALIIIGGSTMKLIHETICGGTCSNPNPLTSAEWYLVFTCIAVMFSQLPNLNSIAGVSLVGAVTAVGYCTIMWAVSIAKGRVPGVTYVHLTNSDFSSVFGALNAIGIIVFAFRGHNLLLEIQGTMPSSEKYPSKVPMWRGVKIAYLMVASCLFPLAIGGYWAYGHMIPKNGGMLAALFAFHSKDTSKAILVITGLFIVINAVCSFQIYGMPTFDDMEQKYTKKFNKACSWKIRVFSRLFFGFLNYFIAVALPFLGSLAGLIGGLALPVTLAYPCFMWISIKKPKRRSAMWYTNWGLGLLGIALTCLIIAAGLYSVIETGVKVKFFKP